A single Crateriforma conspicua DNA region contains:
- the cls gene encoding cardiolipin synthase, which produces MSDFLLHASTWAVVTHVTVVAALSVRVIMNRPATGVALSWILLILATPVFGSALYLMVGERRIGRRRRAGFQGLRENYRRVAETAAVEGLTNIRWDDHTPGLRGMDQIGRRLVGFPTVRGSRHRLFSKTDEILQAIARDVDQAEFSVLMEFYIWHPGGLADDVLEALIHAAGRGVHCCVLIDALGARPWWKTDQPQRLRDAGVQLHAALPVGLFRTFVGRTDLRLHRKIVVVDGHIAWTGSMNLVDPRFFKQDAGVGQWVDSMARLEGSAVALLAAVFIGDWNLESGTPLAELVERAKLRLIEPDGPSDLQVIPSGPGQSGDAQLQMILTLLNTAREEIVLTTPYLVPDESLLRAMNGASARGVTVRLIVPEKVDSFLTRYASRSYFQDMLDHDIEVYLYRDGLLHTKAITVDGQHAMFGTVNLDMRSFWLNYEVALYIYDSNFAAEIRQLQQTYLDDSDRLDPEQFAQRGFKERFLENSLRLASPLL; this is translated from the coding sequence TTGAGCGACTTTCTTTTGCACGCTTCGACGTGGGCCGTCGTCACACACGTGACCGTGGTGGCCGCGTTGTCGGTTCGCGTGATCATGAATCGGCCCGCGACCGGCGTGGCGCTGTCCTGGATTCTGTTGATCTTGGCGACTCCCGTGTTCGGTTCGGCGTTGTACTTGATGGTCGGTGAACGACGCATCGGACGTCGGCGTCGTGCCGGATTCCAGGGCTTGCGGGAAAACTATCGTCGCGTCGCGGAAACCGCTGCCGTGGAAGGACTGACGAACATCCGTTGGGACGATCACACGCCGGGGCTACGTGGGATGGACCAGATCGGTCGTCGGCTGGTCGGATTCCCGACCGTGCGGGGCAGCCGTCATCGCTTGTTCAGCAAGACCGATGAGATCCTGCAAGCGATCGCTCGCGATGTCGATCAAGCGGAATTCAGCGTGCTGATGGAGTTCTACATCTGGCATCCTGGCGGTTTGGCCGACGATGTCCTGGAGGCCCTGATCCACGCGGCCGGTCGTGGCGTTCACTGTTGCGTGTTGATCGATGCCTTGGGGGCTCGGCCTTGGTGGAAAACGGACCAGCCCCAGCGTTTGCGTGACGCCGGCGTTCAATTGCACGCCGCCCTGCCCGTCGGACTGTTTCGAACCTTCGTCGGCCGTACCGATTTACGACTGCATCGCAAGATTGTCGTGGTTGATGGTCATATCGCCTGGACCGGCAGCATGAACCTGGTCGACCCGCGGTTTTTCAAGCAAGACGCCGGCGTCGGTCAGTGGGTGGATTCGATGGCCCGCTTGGAAGGTTCCGCCGTCGCCCTGTTGGCCGCGGTGTTCATCGGCGATTGGAATCTAGAATCCGGGACGCCATTGGCCGAACTGGTCGAACGTGCCAAATTGCGATTGATCGAACCGGACGGGCCTTCGGATCTGCAAGTGATCCCGTCGGGGCCCGGCCAATCGGGCGATGCCCAGTTACAGATGATCTTGACGCTGTTGAATACCGCACGAGAAGAAATCGTGCTGACGACGCCGTACTTGGTTCCCGACGAATCGCTGTTGCGGGCGATGAACGGGGCTTCGGCCCGCGGTGTGACGGTGCGATTGATCGTGCCGGAAAAGGTCGACTCGTTTTTGACGCGTTACGCCAGCCGGTCTTATTTCCAAGACATGTTGGACCACGACATCGAAGTCTATCTGTACCGGGATGGCTTGCTGCACACCAAAGCGATCACCGTGGACGGCCAACACGCGATGTTCGGAACGGTGAATCTGGACATGCGCAGCTTCTGGTTGAATTACGAAGTCGCGTTGTACATTTACGATTCGAATTTCGCCGCGGAAATCCGTCAGTTACAGCAAACCTATCTGGACGATTCCGATCGTTTGGATCCGGAACAATTTGCACAACGTGGTTTCAAAGAACGTTTTTTGGAAAATTCGCTCCGTCTGGCCAGCCCGCTGCTTTGA
- a CDS encoding endonuclease/exonuclease/phosphatase family protein, whose amino-acid sequence MTISLRFPALCLVCVSLALALYSCAAIAEETRQSATGDDPSDLRVMTFNIRYNNPKDGADAWPHRIDMVADRIRQSADVVGLQEARQEQIQDLAGRLDEYQWFGVGRDDGQQGGEFCPIFYRADRLKLLETKVAWLSETPDVPGSKSWDAAITRLMTMVKFRDQKSGGVFWMINTHFDHRGPQSRIESAKIIRTTAQQFAADYPVVVTGDFNCLPDSRPYQIITDDDDESLLADARTITQTPHRGPDSTWSGFREVEDGRRIDFIFVTSDVQVRRHVTFGDQVGGRFPSDHLPVVAAIRFVPR is encoded by the coding sequence ATGACGATATCGCTTCGATTCCCCGCGTTGTGTTTGGTCTGTGTCTCGCTGGCGCTTGCACTATATTCCTGTGCCGCCATCGCCGAAGAAACGCGGCAGTCCGCGACCGGGGACGACCCGAGCGATCTGCGGGTGATGACGTTCAATATTCGCTACAACAACCCCAAAGACGGCGCCGATGCGTGGCCCCATCGTATCGACATGGTGGCCGATCGAATTCGCCAGTCCGCGGATGTGGTCGGTCTGCAGGAAGCTCGCCAGGAACAGATTCAAGACCTCGCAGGCCGCCTGGACGAATACCAATGGTTCGGTGTCGGTCGCGACGACGGTCAGCAGGGTGGCGAGTTCTGTCCGATCTTTTATCGTGCCGATCGGTTGAAGTTGTTGGAAACAAAGGTCGCTTGGTTGTCGGAAACCCCCGATGTCCCCGGCAGCAAGAGTTGGGATGCGGCGATCACCCGCCTGATGACCATGGTCAAGTTTCGCGATCAAAAATCGGGCGGCGTGTTTTGGATGATCAACACCCACTTTGACCATCGTGGACCCCAGTCCCGTATCGAAAGCGCGAAGATCATTCGCACGACCGCACAGCAATTCGCCGCAGATTATCCGGTCGTCGTCACCGGCGATTTCAACTGTCTGCCCGACAGCCGGCCGTACCAGATCATCACCGATGACGATGACGAATCACTTTTGGCCGATGCACGGACCATCACTCAAACGCCGCACCGAGGGCCCGATTCGACATGGTCGGGTTTTCGCGAGGTGGAAGATGGACGACGAATCGATTTCATTTTCGTCACGTCCGATGTCCAAGTCCGTCGTCACGTCACGTTTGGCGACCAAGTCGGTGGACGTTTCCCATCGGACCACTTGCCGGTGGTTGCGGCCATTCGTTTCGTGCCGCGCTAA
- the purM gene encoding phosphoribosylformylglycinamidine cyclo-ligase translates to MAATYKDAGVDLDVYAESMSRLPRLMHRTFSPRVIPSDGGFAGLFRLDFAGRLFARNYSDPVLVSGTDGVGTKLKIAQTTGRHDTVGIDLVGMCVNDLLCTGAEPLFFLDYVAMGRDDPARLEQIVQGISDGCVAGDMALLGGETAIMPDMYGDDDYDLAGFAVGVVERKRLIDGHTVTAGDVVLGIASSGLHSNGFSLVRKVIKDAGLDWDASPDGLGGQTLADACLTPTRIYTPAIRAIQSQYRVKQVLHAIAHITGGGIEENLDRVLPSNVDAVIDAKAWPVPPVFQWLQQTGKVDTSEMRRVFNMGIGMALVVSDFYASSIANRLNETGFETHTIGRIQDGTGKVVYA, encoded by the coding sequence ATGGCCGCCACCTATAAAGACGCCGGCGTCGACCTGGATGTCTACGCCGAATCGATGAGCCGATTGCCGCGGCTGATGCACCGCACGTTTTCGCCGCGAGTCATCCCCAGCGACGGCGGATTCGCCGGACTGTTTCGTCTGGATTTTGCCGGGCGACTGTTCGCACGCAATTATTCGGATCCCGTTCTGGTCAGTGGCACCGATGGCGTGGGGACCAAGCTGAAGATCGCGCAAACGACCGGCCGCCACGATACCGTCGGCATCGATCTGGTCGGCATGTGCGTCAATGATCTGTTGTGCACTGGTGCCGAGCCACTGTTCTTTCTGGACTACGTCGCGATGGGACGCGACGACCCGGCACGGTTGGAGCAGATCGTCCAGGGCATCAGCGACGGTTGCGTCGCCGGCGACATGGCACTGCTGGGTGGTGAAACCGCGATCATGCCCGACATGTACGGCGACGATGACTACGACTTGGCCGGTTTTGCGGTCGGCGTGGTCGAACGGAAACGATTGATCGATGGTCACACCGTCACCGCGGGCGACGTGGTCTTGGGGATCGCTTCGTCCGGGCTGCACAGCAACGGATTTTCCCTGGTCCGCAAAGTCATTAAAGACGCGGGCCTGGATTGGGACGCCAGCCCCGACGGCTTGGGCGGCCAGACGCTGGCCGATGCTTGTTTGACGCCGACACGTATCTATACGCCCGCCATTCGTGCGATCCAGTCCCAGTATCGGGTCAAGCAAGTCCTGCACGCGATCGCCCATATCACCGGCGGCGGGATCGAAGAAAACCTGGATCGTGTCTTGCCGTCCAACGTCGACGCCGTGATCGATGCCAAGGCCTGGCCGGTACCACCGGTGTTCCAGTGGCTGCAGCAAACCGGCAAAGTGGACACGTCCGAAATGCGCCGCGTCTTTAACATGGGCATCGGGATGGCATTGGTGGTCAGCGATTTCTATGCGTCCAGCATCGCCAACCGATTGAATGAAACGGGATTCGAAACCCACACGATCGGCCGTATCCAAGATGGCACCGGCAAAGTCGTCTACGCCTAG
- the glgX gene encoding glycogen debranching protein GlgX yields MLMRQPCPDLQFTYQAPYGAHLTEKGVKFSVFSRSATEMRLLLYNKVNDREPAEIIDFDRDTDRWGDIWSLNVPGLEAGQLYHLQASGPFDPANGQRFDASARLIDPFAGALAGTFQKSKDGVIRPPKCVVVDERFDWEGDRHLRHEMSETVIYEMHVRGFTRSRTAKVKCPGTYLGVIEKIPYLKSLGITAVELMPVHEFPIRDIWGNKLKRPNYWGYDPMAFFAPHRGYAHDGTPGAQVNEFKQMVKALHEAGIEVILDVVFNHTCEGNENGPVLSFKGLENQVYYILSEGQHYCNYSGCGNTVNGNHPVVREMIFHCLRHWVHNYHVDGFRFDLASILSRDRHGNLIPNPPMVELIAEDPMLADTKIIAEAWDAAGAYQVGSFGNHRWAEWNGRFRDDVRGFWRGDGGTLGALATRLAGSSDLYQHAGRPPFCSINLVTSHDGFTMNDLVTYKDKHNDANGEDNRDGDNHNISDNYGIEGPTRRKGVVTIRARQIRNMLTTLLLSQGVPMLVSGDEIRRTQKGNNNAYCQDNDVSWFDWRLVERNDDLLRFVSGLIQFRREQPTVRRRDFLTGHPVDGRSIPDVSWYNGKGNPLDWGQHELAMMAYVSAPSRIADPEGIGRDLIMMFNSTGDDREFHLPEISRGVQWNLFVDTAAESPGDIFPNVDGPIAPTNRMIPMPCHSLKVYVSHTAQLS; encoded by the coding sequence ATGCTCATGCGACAGCCTTGTCCCGACCTGCAGTTCACCTACCAAGCACCTTATGGGGCTCACCTGACGGAAAAGGGAGTCAAGTTTTCGGTGTTCAGCCGATCGGCGACCGAGATGCGGTTGCTGTTGTACAACAAGGTCAACGACCGTGAACCGGCTGAAATCATCGACTTCGACCGCGACACCGATCGTTGGGGTGACATTTGGAGTCTGAACGTTCCGGGTCTGGAAGCTGGACAGCTTTACCACCTTCAAGCCAGCGGCCCGTTTGATCCGGCCAACGGTCAGCGATTCGACGCTTCGGCGCGTTTGATCGACCCCTTTGCCGGTGCATTGGCGGGAACCTTTCAAAAGTCCAAAGACGGCGTGATCCGTCCGCCCAAGTGTGTCGTTGTCGACGAACGCTTTGACTGGGAAGGCGACCGGCACTTGCGTCACGAGATGTCCGAAACGGTCATCTATGAAATGCACGTCCGCGGATTCACCCGCAGCCGCACCGCCAAGGTCAAATGTCCCGGCACTTACTTGGGCGTGATTGAAAAGATCCCGTACCTGAAATCGCTGGGCATCACGGCCGTCGAACTGATGCCGGTCCACGAGTTTCCGATTCGTGACATTTGGGGCAACAAGCTGAAGCGGCCCAACTACTGGGGCTATGACCCGATGGCCTTCTTCGCACCGCACCGTGGTTACGCCCACGATGGAACCCCGGGTGCCCAAGTCAACGAATTCAAGCAGATGGTCAAAGCCCTGCACGAAGCCGGGATCGAAGTCATCCTGGACGTCGTGTTCAACCACACCTGCGAAGGCAACGAAAACGGCCCCGTGCTGTCGTTCAAGGGCTTGGAAAACCAAGTCTATTACATCCTGAGCGAAGGCCAGCATTACTGTAACTACAGCGGATGCGGCAACACGGTCAACGGAAACCACCCGGTCGTCCGTGAGATGATCTTTCACTGCTTGCGTCACTGGGTGCACAACTATCACGTCGACGGATTCCGTTTCGACCTGGCCAGCATCTTGTCGCGTGACCGTCACGGCAACTTGATCCCCAATCCGCCGATGGTCGAATTGATCGCCGAAGATCCGATGTTGGCGGACACGAAGATCATTGCCGAAGCTTGGGATGCCGCCGGGGCTTATCAGGTCGGCAGCTTTGGCAACCACCGCTGGGCCGAATGGAACGGTCGTTTCCGTGACGACGTTCGTGGTTTCTGGCGTGGCGACGGTGGAACGCTGGGCGCCTTGGCGACTCGGTTGGCCGGCAGCAGTGACTTGTACCAACACGCCGGGCGGCCGCCGTTCTGCAGCATCAACTTGGTGACCAGCCACGACGGGTTCACCATGAATGACTTGGTGACCTACAAGGACAAGCACAACGACGCCAACGGCGAAGACAACCGCGACGGTGACAACCACAACATCAGCGACAACTACGGCATCGAAGGCCCGACGCGTCGCAAAGGTGTCGTGACGATCCGTGCACGCCAGATCCGCAACATGCTGACCACGCTGTTGTTAAGCCAAGGGGTGCCGATGCTGGTCAGCGGCGACGAAATCCGACGGACGCAAAAGGGCAATAACAATGCGTATTGCCAAGACAACGATGTCAGTTGGTTCGATTGGCGGTTAGTCGAACGCAATGACGACTTGTTGCGTTTCGTCAGCGGGCTGATTCAGTTCCGCCGTGAACAACCGACCGTGCGTCGTCGCGATTTCTTGACCGGACATCCTGTTGACGGCCGCAGCATCCCGGACGTGTCTTGGTACAACGGCAAAGGCAACCCGTTGGATTGGGGGCAACATGAACTGGCGATGATGGCGTACGTCAGTGCTCCGTCTCGAATCGCCGACCCCGAGGGGATCGGTCGCGACCTGATCATGATGTTCAACAGCACCGGTGACGATCGCGAATTCCACTTGCCGGAAATCAGCCGCGGTGTGCAGTGGAATCTGTTCGTCGACACGGCAGCGGAATCGCCGGGCGACATCTTCCCGAACGTTGACGGGCCGATCGCGCCGACCAATCGCATGATCCCGATGCCCTGTCACTCGCTGAAGGTCTACGTCAGCCACACGGCACAGCTGTCGTAA
- the groL gene encoding chaperonin GroEL (60 kDa chaperone family; promotes refolding of misfolded polypeptides especially under stressful conditions; forms two stacked rings of heptamers to form a barrel-shaped 14mer; ends can be capped by GroES; misfolded proteins enter the barrel where they are refolded when GroES binds) produces the protein MAKQIVFDDDARGPLLAGVSKLARAVRSTLGPRGRNAVLDKGWGSPKVTKDGVTVAEDIELDDPYENLGAQLVKEAASKTNDVAGDGTTTATVLSEEIFREGLKMVATGADPMALTRGINQAVATVADAIKDLAKPIDEKSKSDIKQVATIAGNNDPEIGAVLADAFTKVGKNGVITVEEGRSNETYVDVVEGMQFDRGFLSPHFVTNQDDVAVELDDCHILLFEEKISNNKKMIPLLEAISKAKKPLLIIAEDVEGEALATLVVNKMRGILSACAVKAPGYGDRRKAILGDIAVLTGGKAVFKDLGIDLESVKMSDLGRAKKVRITSDATTIVGGAGTKADIEGRVAQIRREMEATDSDYDREKLQERLAKLAGGVAQINVGAATETEMKERKALIDDARAATQAALEEGIVPGGGVALLRCRPAVEKLEKSSEGDIQLGVRIIRNILDIPLRSIANNAGVRGAVVVNRVSQMSGNEGYDANSDSYTDLVKAGIVDPAKVVRTSLTNAASVAALLLTTESLVCDIPEEEPEGAGDHHDHGMGGMDPMGGMGGMGGMGGMGGMGGMM, from the coding sequence GTGGCAAAGCAAATCGTTTTCGACGACGACGCACGCGGGCCGTTGCTGGCCGGCGTCAGTAAATTGGCACGAGCCGTCCGCAGCACCCTCGGCCCGCGGGGACGCAACGCGGTGTTGGACAAAGGCTGGGGATCGCCCAAGGTCACCAAAGACGGTGTGACCGTGGCGGAGGACATCGAACTGGATGACCCCTACGAAAACCTGGGCGCGCAACTGGTCAAAGAGGCTGCCAGCAAGACCAACGATGTTGCCGGCGACGGTACCACCACGGCGACCGTGCTGAGCGAAGAGATCTTTCGCGAAGGCTTGAAAATGGTCGCCACCGGCGCCGATCCCATGGCGCTGACCCGCGGCATCAACCAAGCCGTCGCCACGGTCGCCGACGCGATCAAGGACTTGGCCAAGCCGATCGATGAAAAGAGCAAGAGCGACATCAAGCAGGTCGCCACCATCGCCGGCAACAACGATCCGGAAATCGGTGCCGTGCTGGCCGACGCCTTCACCAAGGTCGGCAAGAACGGTGTGATCACCGTCGAAGAAGGCCGCAGCAACGAGACCTACGTCGACGTTGTCGAAGGCATGCAATTCGACCGCGGATTCTTGTCGCCCCACTTCGTCACCAACCAAGACGACGTCGCCGTTGAACTGGACGACTGTCACATCTTGTTGTTCGAGGAAAAGATCAGCAACAACAAGAAGATGATTCCGTTGTTGGAAGCGATCAGCAAGGCGAAGAAGCCGCTGTTGATCATCGCCGAAGACGTCGAAGGCGAAGCCTTGGCCACGCTGGTCGTCAACAAGATGCGTGGCATTCTGTCGGCTTGTGCCGTCAAAGCCCCGGGCTACGGCGATCGCCGCAAAGCCATCTTGGGTGACATCGCCGTGCTGACCGGCGGCAAGGCCGTCTTCAAAGATCTGGGCATCGACCTGGAAAGCGTGAAGATGTCCGATCTGGGTCGTGCCAAGAAGGTCCGCATCACCAGCGACGCAACAACGATCGTCGGCGGTGCCGGAACCAAGGCCGACATCGAAGGCCGTGTCGCTCAAATTCGTCGTGAAATGGAAGCGACCGACAGCGATTACGATCGCGAAAAGCTGCAAGAACGCTTGGCCAAGCTGGCCGGTGGCGTCGCCCAAATCAACGTCGGTGCGGCGACCGAAACGGAAATGAAGGAACGCAAAGCGTTGATCGATGACGCACGTGCGGCCACCCAAGCGGCCTTGGAAGAAGGCATCGTTCCCGGCGGCGGTGTCGCGCTGCTGCGTTGCCGACCGGCCGTCGAAAAGCTTGAAAAGTCCAGCGAAGGCGACATCCAGTTGGGCGTCCGCATCATCCGCAACATCTTGGACATCCCGTTGCGTTCGATCGCCAACAACGCCGGCGTCCGCGGTGCCGTTGTCGTTAACCGCGTGTCGCAAATGAGCGGTAACGAAGGCTACGACGCCAACAGCGACAGTTACACCGACTTGGTCAAAGCAGGCATTGTTGATCCGGCCAAGGTCGTTCGTACTTCGCTGACCAACGCCGCCAGCGTCGCGGCTTTGCTGCTGACCACCGAATCGCTGGTTTGTGACATCCCGGAAGAAGAACCCGAGGGTGCCGGCGATCACCATGACCACGGCATGGGCGGCATGGACCCGATGGGTGGCATGGGCGGAATGGGAGGCATGGGCGGAATGGGTGGCATGGGCGGCATGATGTAA
- the groES gene encoding co-chaperone GroES: MATSTKINLRPLDDRVVVEPSEAEETTAGGIVLPDSAKEKPQRGTVVAVGPGKLLDSGARGEVSVAVGDTVIYGKYGGSDIEVDGREMKILRENDILAKVL, encoded by the coding sequence ATGGCAACCAGCACCAAAATCAACCTGCGTCCCTTGGATGACCGCGTCGTTGTCGAGCCCAGCGAAGCGGAAGAAACCACCGCCGGCGGCATCGTTCTGCCCGATTCGGCCAAAGAAAAGCCGCAACGTGGCACCGTCGTCGCGGTCGGCCCCGGCAAGTTGTTGGACAGCGGCGCCCGTGGCGAAGTCAGCGTGGCCGTTGGCGACACCGTGATTTACGGCAAGTACGGCGGCAGTGACATCGAAGTCGACGGTCGCGAAATGAAGATCCTTCGCGAAAACGACATCTTGGCCAAGGTTCTGTGA
- the groL gene encoding chaperonin GroEL (60 kDa chaperone family; promotes refolding of misfolded polypeptides especially under stressful conditions; forms two stacked rings of heptamers to form a barrel-shaped 14mer; ends can be capped by GroES; misfolded proteins enter the barrel where they are refolded when GroES binds), producing the protein MAKQLLFDDHARARMLAGVDKLAKAVATTMGPTGRNVIVDKSFGGPTVTKDGVTVAKEIELEDRFENMGAKLVIEVAQKTSDLAGDGTTTATVLARAIFKEGLRNIVAGSNPTAIRRGIDRGVQAACDQLHELGRPVSGKEEVAHVGAISANNDPEIGNLLADALERVGKDGVITVEEGKSRSTEVDYVDGMQFDKGYISPYFITDPGTMEAGLENALVLLYEKKISNIRDLVPLLEKTAQSGQPLLIIAEDVDAEALTLLVVNKLRGTLNVCAVKAPGFGDRRKSMLGDIATLTGGTLISEDLGIQLENVTLDQLGRAKKVTVDKGHTTIVEGAGKREDIDKRVAQIRAQIEQTDSDYDKEKFQERLAKLSGGVAVISVGAETEAEMKQTKARLEDALHATRAAIEEGILPGGGVALVRCREAVEAAKKKARGDEKIGVDIVMNALDAPMRQIADNGGIDGSVVVDEVSQKDVNTGFNAYTGEYTDMVKAGVIDPVKVVRTALTNAGSIAGLLLTTEALVTDYDQEDKDKVPVEGVVS; encoded by the coding sequence GTGGCAAAACAACTTTTGTTCGACGATCACGCACGGGCCCGAATGCTGGCCGGCGTCGACAAACTTGCCAAAGCCGTCGCGACGACCATGGGCCCGACCGGCCGTAACGTGATCGTTGACAAATCGTTCGGCGGTCCGACCGTCACCAAGGACGGCGTCACCGTGGCCAAGGAAATCGAACTGGAAGACCGGTTCGAAAACATGGGTGCCAAACTGGTCATCGAAGTCGCGCAAAAGACCAGCGACTTGGCCGGCGACGGCACGACGACCGCAACCGTGTTGGCTCGCGCGATCTTCAAGGAAGGTCTGCGAAACATCGTGGCCGGCAGCAACCCGACCGCCATCCGTCGCGGTATCGATCGTGGCGTCCAAGCCGCTTGCGATCAACTGCACGAATTGGGTCGACCGGTCAGCGGCAAGGAAGAAGTCGCCCACGTCGGTGCGATTTCCGCCAACAACGATCCGGAAATCGGCAACCTGTTGGCCGATGCCCTGGAACGCGTCGGCAAGGACGGCGTGATCACCGTGGAAGAAGGCAAGTCGCGCAGCACCGAAGTCGATTACGTCGACGGGATGCAGTTCGACAAGGGCTACATTTCGCCCTACTTCATCACCGACCCGGGCACGATGGAAGCCGGTTTGGAAAACGCGTTGGTGCTGCTGTACGAAAAGAAGATCAGCAACATCCGCGACTTGGTACCGCTGTTGGAAAAGACCGCACAGTCGGGTCAACCGCTGTTGATCATCGCCGAAGACGTCGACGCCGAAGCGCTGACATTGTTGGTCGTCAACAAACTGCGTGGCACCTTGAACGTCTGTGCCGTCAAGGCACCGGGATTCGGCGACCGTCGCAAGTCGATGCTGGGCGACATCGCGACGTTGACCGGTGGAACGCTGATCAGCGAAGACCTGGGCATCCAACTGGAAAATGTCACGTTGGATCAACTGGGTCGCGCCAAGAAGGTCACCGTCGACAAGGGTCACACGACCATCGTCGAAGGTGCCGGCAAGCGTGAAGACATCGACAAGCGTGTCGCTCAAATTCGCGCTCAGATCGAACAGACCGACAGCGATTACGACAAGGAAAAGTTCCAAGAGCGTTTGGCCAAGCTTTCCGGCGGCGTCGCTGTGATCAGCGTCGGTGCGGAAACCGAAGCCGAAATGAAGCAAACCAAGGCTCGCTTGGAAGACGCATTGCACGCGACCCGTGCGGCGATCGAAGAAGGCATTCTGCCCGGTGGCGGTGTCGCCCTGGTGCGTTGCCGCGAAGCGGTCGAAGCGGCCAAGAAGAAGGCTCGCGGCGACGAAAAGATCGGCGTCGATATCGTCATGAACGCGTTGGACGCGCCGATGCGTCAAATCGCTGACAACGGCGGAATCGACGGCAGCGTCGTGGTCGACGAAGTCAGCCAAAAGGACGTCAACACCGGTTTCAATGCTTACACCGGCGAATACACCGACATGGTCAAGGCCGGCGTGATCGACCCGGTCAAGGTCGTGCGGACCGCGTTGACCAACGCCGGCAGCATCGCCGGATTGTTGCTGACGACCGAAGCCTTGGTCACCGATTACGACCAAGAAGACAAGGACAAGGTCCCGGTCGAAGGCGTTGTGTCCTAA
- the dnaJ gene encoding molecular chaperone DnaJ, whose product MAEKTCYYEVLRVERTATKQEIDRAYRKLAIKYHPDSNRDSDDAVEKFKEATEAYEVLSDADKRSRYDQYGHAGVEGAAHQFTDVEDIFEAFGDMFGGGMFGDLFGNRGRGGGRRRRRGADIRCDVTLTLEEAARGVKKNVSFRRRVPCKTCGGDGAAPGSQPVTCTTCGGRGQVIQSAGILRVQTTCPTCQGRGQQISEPCKDCRGSGQQNERAELAVEIPPGVDDGMRVRLSNEGEASSDGGPNGDCYCFITVQPHDLFQREGSHLVLQMPISYSQAALGANIEVPTLDGPHQLTVPAGTQNGEVFTVKGEGVADPRGGRPGDLLVQVFVEVPKKLSSEQQTLLRQLADLDHESVLPQRTSFLDKLKQFFDPDAETAAGKSG is encoded by the coding sequence ATGGCCGAAAAGACCTGCTATTACGAAGTGCTTCGGGTCGAGCGGACCGCGACCAAGCAGGAGATTGATCGCGCGTATCGAAAACTTGCGATCAAGTATCACCCCGACAGCAATCGTGACAGCGACGACGCGGTCGAAAAATTCAAAGAAGCCACCGAGGCCTATGAGGTCTTAAGCGACGCGGACAAGCGTTCACGCTATGACCAGTATGGTCACGCCGGCGTGGAGGGTGCCGCCCATCAGTTCACCGACGTCGAAGACATCTTCGAAGCCTTCGGCGACATGTTCGGTGGCGGCATGTTCGGCGACTTGTTTGGCAACCGCGGTCGCGGCGGCGGACGACGACGCCGACGCGGCGCCGATATCCGCTGTGACGTCACGCTGACGTTGGAAGAAGCCGCCCGCGGCGTCAAGAAGAATGTCTCGTTTCGCCGCCGGGTGCCCTGCAAAACGTGCGGCGGTGACGGCGCCGCCCCCGGCAGCCAACCGGTCACTTGCACGACGTGTGGCGGTCGCGGACAAGTCATCCAGTCCGCGGGTATCCTGCGGGTCCAAACGACATGCCCGACCTGTCAGGGCCGCGGTCAACAAATCAGCGAACCGTGCAAAGATTGCCGGGGCAGCGGACAGCAAAACGAACGCGCCGAATTGGCGGTGGAAATCCCTCCCGGCGTCGATGACGGCATGCGGGTGCGTTTGTCCAACGAAGGCGAAGCCAGCTCGGACGGTGGCCCCAACGGTGATTGCTACTGCTTCATCACCGTCCAGCCGCACGATTTGTTCCAGCGTGAAGGCAGCCATCTGGTTTTGCAGATGCCGATCAGCTACAGCCAAGCGGCGTTGGGGGCAAACATCGAAGTCCCGACGTTGGACGGACCGCACCAGTTGACCGTTCCGGCGGGCACCCAAAACGGCGAAGTCTTCACCGTCAAGGGCGAAGGCGTTGCCGACCCACGTGGCGGACGCCCCGGCGACCTGTTGGTCCAAGTCTTTGTGGAAGTCCCCAAGAAACTTTCATCCGAACAACAAACATTGCTTCGCCAACTTGCCGATCTGGATCACGAATCGGTGCTGCCCCAGCGGACCAGCTTTCTGGACAAGCTGAAGCAGTTTTTTGATCCTGATGCGGAAACAGCCGCGGGCAAATCCGGCTAA